One segment of Anguilla anguilla isolate fAngAng1 chromosome 1, fAngAng1.pri, whole genome shotgun sequence DNA contains the following:
- the LOC118209856 gene encoding free fatty acid receptor 3-like: protein MSQMMVNHMVILSVYILTFLIGLPANVLSLCAFSVKVQSNATPTDVLLLNLTVSDLLFLLILPLKMHEAASGMRWDLPYFLCSVTSFVFFSTIYTSSLLLMAVSVDRFLSVAFPVRYKLLRKPVYAMVGAVIAFVFGSASCSIVFLTQHLLPGNGTVNASVCYENFTQRQLAVLLPVRLYLFSVLFLVPLLVCAFCYLSCIRLLYARPRICSRKRQKAVGMALGTLLVFVVCFLPYNLSHLLGYLHGQSPPWRYYTLLLSTANTCLDPIIFYFSSSTFQATVKHSLYRLLGCRRQIDFVNEGSSQSRDGCAANHLRDG from the coding sequence ATGTCGCAGATGATGGTGAACCATATGGTGATACTGTCCGTCTACATCCTGACCTTCCTGATTGGCCTTCCCGCCAACGTCCTCTCACTCTGTGCCTTCAGCGTCAAGGTCCAGAGCAATGCCACGCCCACCGACGTCCTGCTGCTCAACCTGACGGTGTCGgacctcctcttcctgctcatCCTGCCGCTGAAGATGCACGAGGCTGCGTCCGGCATGCGCTGGGACCTGCCCTACTTCCTGTGCAGCGTCACCTCCTTCGTCTTCTTCTCCACCATCTACACCAGCTCCCTCCTGCTGATGGCCGTCAGCGTGGACCGCTTTTTGAGCGTGGCCTTCCCCGTCCGCTACAAGCTGCTGCGCAAGCCCGTCTATGCCATGGTGGGCGCCGTCATCGCCTTTGTGTTCGGCTCCGCCAGTTGCAGCATCGTCTTCTTGACGCAGCACCTGCTGCCGGGAAATGGCACCGTCAACGCCTCCGTCTGCTATGAGAACTTCACGCAGAGGCAGCTGGCGGTCCTCCTCCCCGTGCGGCTTTATTTGTTCTccgtcctcttcctcgtcccGCTCCTGGTCTGCGCCTTCTGCTACCTGAGCTGCATCCGTCTCCTGTACGCCCGCCCACGGATTTGCAGCAGGAAGCGGCAGAAGGCCGTGGGCATGGCACTGGGCACGCTGCTGGTGTTCGTCGTCTGTTTCCTGCCCTACAACCTCTCCCACCTGCTGGGCTACCTGCACGGGCAGAGCCCCCCCTGGAGGTACTACACCCTTCTCCTCAGCACCGCAAACACCTGCCTGGACCCCATCATCTTCtacttctcctcctccaccttccaGGCCACGGTTAAGCACTCCCTCTACAGGCTGCTGGGGTGCCGACGCCAAATTGACTTTGTCAACGAAGGATCCAGTCAGAGCAGAGATGGCTGTGCTGCAAACCACCTTAGAGATGGCTGA